The window CCGTGACGCGCCTGTTACAGGATGTTGTGGCGAAGGCACTTACGGGTGAACAACGGGCGCAGCGGTGTTGCACGCCACGGATAATGTCCCCGTGGTGCGACCAGTAGAAGTGTCCCCCAGATTCGAGGCCTCGCGAGGAGGCCGGGATGGGGCGCACGGGGATGTCGACACGAGAGTTGGAGCGGGCACGGATCGTGGCGCAGGTGGTGGCCGGGGCCCTGCGTCTCACGGAGGCGGCGACGCTGATGGGCGTGAGTTACCGGCAGGCGAAGCGCCTGCGACAGCGGTTTCGCGCGGGCGGCGCCGGCGCGTTGCAGCACCGGCTCGTCGGGCGCGCGTCGAATCGCGCGTGGGACCCGGCCGCGCGATCGGCGATGCTGGCGTTTGTCGCGGCGGAGTTGAGTGGCCCGGCCGCCCCCGGGCCCGGGCAGCGGTTTGGCCCGACGTTGGCCGCGGAGCAGGTGGCCGGCGAGTTGGGGTGTCCGGTGGCCGTGACGACGCTGCGGCGCTGGATGCAGGCGGCGGGGCTGTGGACGCGGCGGCGCGCGCTCGGCGTGCCCAGGGTGCGCCGGCCGCGCGCGGCGCATTTCGGCGAGCTGGTGCAGCTCGATGGCAGCCCGCACGCGTGGTTCGAGGACCGCGGCCCCGTGTGCTGTCTGCTGGAGATGGTCGATGATGCGACGGGACGCACGATGCAGCGCTTCGCGCCGGGCGAGACCGCCGATGCGGCCGTGGCGATCCTGCGGCAGTGGGTGCTGACGCACGGGGTGCCGCGGGCGATCTACCTCGACGGCGCGGGCGTGTATCGCGGCATTCCCGACGCCGAACGGACCCTGAGCCATGGGCGCGACCTCGGGTCGCGGTTCGGGCACCTCTGTGCGGCGCTCGGGATCCAGCTGATCACGGCGGGCTCACCGCAGGCCAAAGGGCGCGTGGAGCGGGCGCATGGCACGCACCAGGATCGGCTGATCAAGAAGATGCGTCGCGTGGGCATTGCGACGCTCGCGGACGGCAATGCGTTTCTCGCCCGCTACACGCCGCAGCATAACGCGCGCTTCGCCGTCCCGCCGGCCGCGCCCACCGACGTTCATCGCCCGCCGCTCACGGCGACGGCCTTCGACGCGCTCGGCTAGGCGGAGACCCAGCGCGTGGTGGGCCGCGATGGCGTGATCCGGTACCTCGGCCGCGAGCTGCAACTGGAGCGCAGTGTGCGCCGTCGGGTGCCGGACGGCACGCGCATCCTCGTGCAGGAGGCCGCGAACGGCGTCGTGCGCATCATCCATCGCACGGGGGCGGGTGACCGGACGTGCGCGTGGCACGAGGCGCCGCCGCGCCCGGCCGCCCTGCGGCCTCGCCGCTCACCGGCGGAAGCCGCCGAGGCGCGGCGGCCACGGGCCGACCATCCGTGGCGGAAAACCCTGCACAAATGGTACCTGCAATCCGTGGCGGACAAGCACGCCGCCACGAGGGGACAGTTCTAATGGCGTAACACTGGGGACACTTCTACTGGTCGTTGACAAGCGGTTGACTTTGCCCCGAAACGGACTACAATTCAATCTGTCTGTGGGGCCCCGCCTCTGGTGGGGCCGTTCGTTTCAGACCCGGGTGCGACCGGAAGCAGTGACGAGCGTCGCCCTGGATCGTATTGGGGCTGTAGCTCAGCTGGGAGAGCGCTGCAATCGCACTGCAGAGGTCAGGGGTTCGATCCCCCTCAGCTCCATTCGCACGAAGACAACCGATGTGCCCGCCGCCGTTCGGTAGGACGTAGAGTTCCAATGACGGCGAGCGTGGCCACTTCATACGAAGGCCGCACCCAAGGGTGCGGCCTTTCTTAGGTTCTTTATCGTCGTAAACACTTGACTACCCGGCCGAATGGGTGAATTTGAGTTTGACGCTCAGT of the Gemmatimonadaceae bacterium genome contains:
- a CDS encoding ISNCY family transposase, which encodes MGRTGMSTRELERARIVAQVVAGALRLTEAATLMGVSYRQAKRLRQRFRAGGAGALQHRLVGRASNRAWDPAARSAMLAFVAAELSGPAAPGPGQRFGPTLAAEQVAGELGCPVAVTTLRRWMQAAGLWTRRRALGVPRVRRPRAAHFGELVQLDGSPHAWFEDRGPVCCLLEMVDDATGRTMQRFAPGETADAAVAILRQWVLTHGVPRAIYLDGAGVYRGIPDAERTLSHGRDLGSRFGHLCAALGIQLITAGSPQAKGRVERAHGTHQDRLIKKMRRVGIATLADGNAFLARYTPQHNARFAVPPAAPTDVHRPPLTATAFDALG